In one Sphingobacterium daejeonense genomic region, the following are encoded:
- a CDS encoding SusC/RagA family TonB-linked outer membrane protein, whose protein sequence is MIKQNLLLYFCMTCIFILFAGPSYSQQGQLTIRGTVKAADGSPIDGASVVVTRTKQGTSTDVDGNFEFEVPSGTTGTLTITHAAYQTQTVNISNQDLQITMQANAENLDEVVVVGYGTQKRKDLTGSVASVQAEKLEKEAPRSIQDLLRGNAAGIVIGQGNSAKGDADLLVRGKGTLKAGSSPLNVVDGVIFDGTFADLNPNDIASIDILKDASATAVYGARAANGVVLITTKRGASGKPTITLNSNVGFVTKAGIPPVMNGQEFLAYRYDYEMGRRDDNYHNKYPEMFVDPRKLSNVDQLTWYNYDQGTPVTSVNEEQLVRSWLARLELRSPEIDNYMAGIETNWQDLVYQKGIQQDYTASISNKTDNLNYYFSLNHVDREGFVVGNRFKNFRTRMNLESKITNFLKVGTNANFATRNEGFLPADWRQSAIVPPYGSNNIDDPNSLYRRLPTGDVTPVNPFFDNLYRNRVDRFNTLNATIYGIITLPYGFEIQSNFTPSFNWREYYNHESSENPEWAASGGRAERRFEKTYNWQMDNVLRWKKTYGDHNFEATFLQNAEKGQFWMTKATASNFSPSDILEWHRLQAGTVPLNESNDTYYTGDALMGRLFYSYKDTYLLTASVRRDGYSAFGAENPRATFPAIALGWNFTNEKFMESTKSWLDYGKLRLSWGKNGNRDIGMYDALSDMSSGLHPYIDSKGNVILLSQLYVNRMQNLGLKWENKSSYNFGLDFGMFSNRLSGAIDVYTASTNDLLVDRELPEIIGFSNITSNLGQLENKGFEFSLTGNIIQKETFSWSSNVIFMYNRRKITKLYGDMIDVLDANGNVIGQREADDIKNRWFIGQDPDRIWDYKGDGVWQTDEADEAKKYGLQPGDFKYIDQNGDGVMTDADRVFQGYRTPRFRWSWRNDFNYKNFNLSMFIYSNWGQYNEFNRAANNANFADRTTDYVMPRWTAANPINDYGRIGSKNIGSNYVEKSFIRLENISLSYMVPSEWIEKASIRNLRISASIRNVAVWAPKWEYGDPEGFPVQGDDGDKRYYPTPRTYNLSLNFSL, encoded by the coding sequence ATGATCAAACAGAACCTATTACTCTATTTCTGCATGACATGTATTTTCATACTGTTTGCAGGCCCGAGTTATTCCCAACAGGGGCAATTAACCATTAGAGGAACCGTCAAAGCTGCAGATGGAAGCCCTATCGACGGAGCCAGTGTTGTAGTCACTAGAACAAAGCAAGGAACATCAACGGATGTCGATGGTAATTTTGAGTTTGAAGTACCATCGGGTACCACCGGCACACTAACCATTACACACGCCGCCTATCAAACTCAAACAGTAAATATCAGCAACCAGGACCTTCAAATAACCATGCAAGCAAATGCAGAGAATTTGGATGAAGTAGTTGTTGTTGGTTATGGTACACAGAAAAGAAAAGATTTAACAGGATCTGTTGCTTCAGTCCAAGCCGAAAAACTTGAAAAAGAAGCACCTCGATCTATTCAAGATCTATTAAGAGGTAATGCAGCCGGTATTGTAATCGGACAGGGTAACTCCGCTAAAGGGGATGCTGACCTTCTGGTTCGAGGAAAAGGAACATTAAAAGCAGGCTCTAGTCCATTGAATGTCGTTGACGGAGTAATCTTTGATGGTACTTTTGCTGATTTAAACCCCAATGATATAGCATCTATTGATATCTTGAAAGATGCGAGTGCCACCGCAGTTTATGGAGCTAGAGCAGCAAATGGAGTTGTATTGATTACTACAAAACGTGGAGCATCTGGAAAACCAACAATTACCTTAAACAGCAACGTAGGCTTTGTTACTAAAGCAGGAATTCCACCGGTTATGAACGGTCAAGAATTTTTAGCTTATAGATATGATTATGAGATGGGAAGAAGAGATGATAATTATCACAACAAATATCCTGAAATGTTTGTTGACCCAAGGAAACTCAGCAACGTTGACCAACTAACCTGGTACAATTATGATCAAGGAACTCCTGTAACTTCTGTAAACGAAGAGCAATTAGTCAGATCTTGGTTAGCAAGATTAGAATTGCGTTCCCCAGAAATCGACAATTACATGGCTGGTATCGAAACTAATTGGCAAGACCTCGTTTATCAAAAAGGTATTCAACAAGATTACACAGCAAGTATTTCAAATAAAACAGATAATTTAAACTATTATTTTTCGCTTAATCATGTAGACCGTGAAGGTTTTGTGGTGGGCAATAGATTTAAGAATTTTAGAACAAGGATGAACCTTGAATCTAAAATCACCAATTTTCTGAAAGTAGGTACAAATGCAAATTTTGCAACCAGAAATGAAGGATTTCTACCTGCCGATTGGAGACAATCTGCCATCGTCCCACCTTACGGATCCAATAACATTGATGACCCTAATAGTTTGTACCGTAGGTTGCCAACAGGAGATGTAACTCCTGTCAATCCTTTCTTTGACAACCTTTATCGTAATAGGGTAGATAGATTCAACACCTTAAATGCAACAATCTATGGAATAATCACACTTCCTTATGGATTTGAAATTCAATCTAATTTTACGCCATCATTCAACTGGCGTGAATATTATAATCATGAATCTTCTGAAAACCCTGAGTGGGCAGCTTCGGGTGGACGTGCTGAAAGAAGATTTGAAAAAACCTATAATTGGCAAATGGACAATGTCCTTCGTTGGAAAAAAACTTATGGCGACCATAATTTTGAAGCAACTTTTCTGCAGAATGCTGAAAAAGGCCAATTCTGGATGACAAAAGCAACTGCATCTAACTTCTCCCCAAGCGATATTCTAGAATGGCACCGCCTTCAAGCTGGAACTGTTCCATTGAATGAAAGTAATGACACCTACTATACTGGAGATGCTTTGATGGGAAGATTGTTTTACTCTTACAAGGATACTTATTTATTAACAGCATCTGTCCGTCGAGACGGATATTCTGCTTTTGGTGCAGAAAACCCTAGAGCAACTTTCCCCGCAATAGCACTAGGATGGAATTTCACAAATGAAAAGTTTATGGAAAGCACCAAATCTTGGTTGGATTATGGAAAACTCCGCTTGTCATGGGGTAAAAATGGTAATCGTGACATAGGTATGTACGATGCATTATCAGATATGTCTTCAGGTTTGCACCCATACATTGACAGTAAAGGAAATGTTATTCTATTGTCCCAACTATACGTGAACAGAATGCAAAACCTAGGTCTGAAATGGGAAAACAAATCCTCATACAACTTCGGATTAGATTTTGGCATGTTTAGCAACCGCTTGAGTGGAGCAATTGATGTTTATACTGCATCAACAAATGATTTATTGGTCGACAGAGAGCTCCCTGAAATCATAGGGTTCAGTAATATTACCTCAAACCTTGGGCAATTGGAAAACAAAGGTTTTGAATTCAGCTTAACAGGAAACATCATCCAAAAAGAAACCTTCAGTTGGTCATCAAATGTAATTTTCATGTATAACAGAAGAAAAATCACAAAATTATATGGTGATATGATAGATGTTTTGGATGCAAATGGGAATGTCATTGGACAACGTGAAGCTGATGATATTAAAAACAGATGGTTTATTGGTCAAGATCCAGATAGAATTTGGGATTACAAAGGCGATGGTGTATGGCAGACTGATGAAGCGGACGAGGCTAAAAAATATGGCTTACAACCTGGAGATTTCAAATACATTGACCAAAATGGAGACGGAGTAATGACGGATGCAGATAGAGTATTTCAAGGATATAGAACACCTAGGTTCCGTTGGTCTTGGAGAAATGACTTCAATTATAAAAACTTTAATCTTTCCATGTTTATCTATTCAAACTGGGGACAGTATAATGAGTTCAACAGAGCAGCCAATAACGCAAACTTTGCCGACAGAACTACAGATTATGTGATGCCAAGATGGACCGCAGCAAATCCAATTAATGATTATGGAAGGATTGGATCTAAAAATATAGGTTCTAATTATGTTGAAAAATCCTTCATTCGTTTAGAAAACATTTCTCTTTCATACATGGTCCCTAGCGAATGGATTGAAAAGGCCAGCATTAGAAACCTGAGAATATCTGCCTCAATTAGAAACGTAGCAGTATGGGCTCCAAAATGGGAATATGGTGATCCTGAAGGATTCCCTGTTCAAGGTGATGATGGAGACAAAAGGTATTACCCAACACCAAGAACTTATAACTTGAGCCTAAACTTCTCACTTTAA
- a CDS encoding RagB/SusD family nutrient uptake outer membrane protein, giving the protein MKNYRNLIYSITIGTCTILGFQSCSKDWLKPEPKSFYTPEVALSNPEGLYAALTAAERNMRHEFFGDAAPIVTEMVQSDIAVEGTTDKAGPQMDMDISLLPDAQLNHTDFTKVGWYWFEAYKGIKYANTVIARVDFATFKDDAEKNAILGAAYFQRAYRYYKLVHQFGDVPFLDWEITEPKYDFNSYDRWSILKRLKKDLEFAYEWIPENVMRGKTSKAAAGVLLMKIAMELEDFDLAIKVGNEITAKHPLMKSRFTVNQSLPNTNLMFDLHSVEAKLDMTNTEGLMYVVSYPEAEGSARIETMRNAVPFWNNGNIKTPDGQTGTNVNVATGETDPTMNLNKTYGRGIGRLRPTWYSSNSLWRSDKEAEDMRGIHNKQSWRKMEDLRYNDPALKTKGSQWYGKNFIKNPSMSPEDTIRLWFSWPHYKVFVPDPLQATWTGGETPWYIYRSAEVYLLLAECYYWKSQPAMAATALNEVRTRAGAKPITAGEVNIGEILDERARELYYEEARHTELVRIAYTYAKTKKPCEIFGGRVYSLENFSGPGGVNSNIKQNGVNFWYDRVVSKSNFYNKGVKHKWAEYKISVHHVLWPVPAAAINANVKGVINQNIGYPGAERNEKPQIVPDEGTVLGPKAE; this is encoded by the coding sequence ATGAAAAATTATAGAAATCTTATATATAGCATAACTATTGGTACATGTACAATCCTTGGATTCCAAAGTTGTAGTAAGGATTGGTTGAAACCGGAGCCAAAATCATTTTATACTCCTGAAGTAGCATTATCAAACCCCGAAGGACTCTATGCAGCATTGACTGCCGCAGAGAGAAATATGCGTCATGAATTTTTTGGAGATGCTGCTCCAATTGTCACTGAAATGGTTCAGTCTGATATTGCCGTTGAAGGAACAACAGATAAAGCTGGACCCCAAATGGACATGGACATATCACTATTGCCAGATGCTCAACTAAACCATACTGATTTTACGAAAGTAGGATGGTACTGGTTTGAGGCATACAAAGGAATTAAATATGCTAATACAGTAATTGCAAGAGTCGATTTCGCAACGTTTAAAGACGATGCAGAAAAGAATGCCATCTTGGGTGCTGCTTATTTCCAAAGAGCGTACAGATATTACAAATTGGTGCACCAGTTTGGAGATGTGCCATTCTTAGATTGGGAAATTACCGAACCAAAATATGACTTTAATTCCTATGACCGTTGGAGCATCCTCAAAAGGTTAAAAAAAGATCTTGAATTCGCATATGAATGGATCCCAGAAAATGTAATGCGAGGCAAAACATCAAAGGCTGCAGCAGGAGTTCTGTTAATGAAAATAGCTATGGAGCTTGAAGATTTCGACCTAGCTATTAAAGTCGGAAATGAAATCACAGCGAAACATCCTTTAATGAAATCTCGTTTTACAGTTAACCAAAGTCTCCCAAACACAAATTTAATGTTCGATTTACATAGTGTGGAGGCCAAATTGGACATGACCAATACCGAAGGACTAATGTATGTCGTATCATATCCTGAAGCTGAGGGATCGGCAAGAATTGAGACTATGAGAAATGCCGTGCCATTCTGGAACAATGGTAATATCAAAACTCCAGATGGACAAACAGGAACTAACGTGAATGTAGCTACAGGAGAAACTGACCCTACCATGAACTTAAACAAGACTTATGGTCGTGGTATCGGCAGGTTAAGGCCAACATGGTACTCAAGCAATTCTCTATGGCGTTCAGACAAAGAAGCTGAGGATATGAGGGGAATCCACAACAAACAAAGTTGGAGAAAAATGGAAGACCTTCGATATAATGATCCTGCTCTTAAAACAAAAGGAAGTCAGTGGTACGGCAAAAACTTCATTAAAAACCCAAGCATGAGTCCTGAAGACACCATTAGATTGTGGTTTTCTTGGCCACATTACAAAGTGTTTGTACCAGACCCATTGCAAGCTACATGGACTGGAGGAGAAACTCCTTGGTACATTTACCGATCTGCAGAAGTGTATTTGTTACTTGCAGAATGCTATTACTGGAAAAGCCAACCTGCTATGGCAGCTACAGCTTTAAATGAGGTCAGAACAAGAGCTGGTGCTAAACCAATTACTGCAGGTGAAGTAAATATCGGCGAAATATTGGATGAAAGAGCTAGGGAACTATACTATGAAGAAGCTAGACATACAGAATTAGTTCGAATTGCTTATACCTATGCTAAAACCAAAAAACCATGTGAAATTTTTGGTGGTAGAGTTTATAGCCTAGAAAATTTTAGTGGACCTGGAGGTGTAAATTCAAACATTAAACAAAATGGAGTGAACTTTTGGTACGACCGAGTGGTGTCAAAAAGCAACTTTTACAATAAAGGTGTTAAACACAAATGGGCAGAATATAAAATTTCAGTGCACCATGTTCTTTGGCCAGTACCAGCTGCTGCGATCAATGCCAATGTCAAAGGTGTAATCAATCAAAACATCGGTTACCCTGGAGCGGAAAGAAATGAAAAACCACAAATTGTACCCGACGAAGGAACAGTTTTAGGTCCAAAAGCAGAATAA
- a CDS encoding 3-keto-disaccharide hydrolase produces the protein MKSKPIFKTISSIGFALLLVSQANAQSKDSKGFKPLFDGKTLNGWKSVGGDAPYTVEDGAIVGRMTKGTPNSFLITDKEYGDFILELDIKLEGNKTNSGVQTRSHLDPNANNGKGRVYGRQVEIDPSPRAWAGGIYDEARRGWLYPLDLNEKAKPVYKQDEYNHIRIEAIGNETRSWINGVPAAYVVDTVDASGFIGLQVHSIKDEEDGKKVYFKNIKIQTENLKPSPYPEGQYIVNLTPNSLSPAEQKNGYKLLFNGKNSEGWRSVKGENFPEKGWAIKDGIIKVQKSDGGESTNGGDIITKDKYGVFDLSFEFKLTPGANSGVKYFVTLAEKTQGSAIGLEYQILDDKLHPDAKLGRDGNRTLASLYDLMTSDKSRGATRPIGEWNRGRVVVDKDNNVTYYLNGVKVLNYTRGSKEFKDLVAISKYKDWDKFGEAAEGHILLQDHGDEVSFRSIKVKKTK, from the coding sequence ATGAAAAGTAAACCGATTTTTAAAACAATAAGCAGTATTGGATTCGCGCTATTATTGGTCAGTCAAGCCAATGCTCAATCAAAAGATTCAAAAGGGTTCAAACCTCTGTTTGATGGCAAGACATTAAATGGATGGAAATCTGTGGGCGGAGATGCGCCATACACTGTTGAAGATGGGGCAATTGTTGGAAGAATGACAAAAGGTACTCCAAATTCTTTTTTGATCACGGATAAAGAATATGGTGATTTTATCTTGGAATTAGATATTAAGCTTGAAGGCAACAAAACTAATTCGGGAGTGCAAACCAGAAGCCATCTAGACCCAAATGCAAACAACGGAAAAGGTAGAGTATACGGTAGACAAGTAGAAATTGACCCCTCACCTCGTGCTTGGGCAGGTGGAATTTACGATGAAGCTCGTAGAGGATGGCTATACCCTTTGGATTTAAATGAAAAAGCAAAGCCTGTTTATAAACAAGATGAATACAATCATATCCGTATTGAAGCCATTGGTAATGAAACCAGATCATGGATCAATGGAGTGCCTGCAGCCTATGTTGTCGATACTGTAGATGCATCCGGATTTATTGGACTTCAGGTCCACAGCATAAAAGATGAAGAAGATGGCAAGAAAGTCTATTTTAAGAACATTAAGATTCAGACTGAAAACCTGAAACCGAGTCCTTATCCTGAAGGCCAATATATCGTGAATTTAACCCCCAACTCCTTAAGTCCAGCAGAACAGAAGAACGGGTATAAACTTTTATTCAATGGAAAAAATTCTGAGGGCTGGCGCAGCGTTAAAGGCGAGAATTTCCCTGAAAAAGGTTGGGCAATTAAAGATGGAATCATTAAAGTCCAGAAATCTGACGGTGGCGAATCTACCAATGGCGGTGATATCATTACAAAAGACAAATACGGTGTTTTTGACCTGTCCTTTGAATTCAAACTTACTCCAGGAGCAAATAGTGGGGTGAAATATTTCGTGACCCTAGCAGAGAAAACTCAAGGGTCTGCTATCGGACTGGAGTATCAAATCTTAGATGACAAGCTCCATCCAGATGCAAAACTCGGTAGAGATGGAAATAGAACCCTTGCTTCCCTATATGACCTCATGACATCGGATAAAAGCCGAGGTGCCACGAGACCAATCGGAGAATGGAACAGAGGAAGAGTAGTTGTAGACAAGGACAATAACGTCACTTACTATCTGAATGGTGTTAAAGTTCTGAACTATACTCGTGGATCAAAAGAATTCAAGGACCTTGTTGCGATCAGCAAATACAAGGATTGGGACAAATTTGGCGAAGCTGCTGAAGGCCATATCTTATTGCAAGATCATGGTGACGAGGTTTCATTCCGTTCCATTAAAGTTAAAAAGACTAAGTAA
- a CDS encoding Gfo/Idh/MocA family protein: MKEFHKTGQCNVVALCDVDMGAKQTQEIIKMFPNAPRYQDFRKMFDEMGNQFDAVIVGTPDFAHFAITMQALGMGKHVYVEKPMARTFNEVELMMQKAQKNPKLATQMGNQGTFRSKLFPVQGMERCRYHKRCYPY; this comes from the coding sequence ATAAAAGAATTCCATAAAACTGGGCAATGCAATGTCGTTGCCCTCTGTGATGTCGACATGGGAGCTAAACAGACCCAGGAGATTATCAAGATGTTCCCTAATGCGCCAAGATATCAGGACTTCCGCAAAATGTTTGATGAGATGGGTAACCAATTCGATGCAGTGATTGTAGGGACCCCTGACTTTGCCCATTTTGCCATCACCATGCAAGCATTGGGCATGGGCAAGCATGTCTATGTTGAAAAACCAATGGCCAGGACTTTCAATGAAGTGGAATTAATGATGCAGAAAGCTCAGAAAAACCCAAAACTGGCAACACAAATGGGGAACCAAGGGACATTCAGAAGCAAATTATTTCCAGTTCAAGGCATGGAAAGATGCCGGTATCATAAAAGATGTTACCCGTATTGA
- a CDS encoding magnesium transporter, whose product MPVIMSSGGNSGSQASTLIIQAMAMGEVTLRDWWMVMKREILSGLLLGIILGVLGFVRIGAEEVIKHTYGDVWYLYGAAIGCSLVGVVLWGSLVGSMLPFILRRFGADPASSSAPFVSTIVDVTGLVIYFSFATFILRDVLFN is encoded by the coding sequence ATGCCTGTAATCATGTCCAGCGGTGGTAACTCAGGCTCGCAAGCATCTACACTGATTATACAGGCGATGGCGATGGGTGAGGTGACTTTACGGGATTGGTGGATGGTTATGAAAAGAGAGATTCTGTCAGGCTTGTTGTTGGGGATAATATTGGGCGTGTTGGGTTTTGTGAGAATTGGAGCTGAAGAGGTCATCAAGCATACCTATGGTGATGTGTGGTATTTGTATGGAGCAGCCATCGGTTGTTCGTTGGTTGGTGTTGTCCTTTGGGGATCCTTGGTTGGATCGATGCTTCCTTTTATCTTAAGAAGGTTTGGGGCGGACCCTGCAAGTTCATCAGCGCCGTTTGTATCGACAATTGTCGATGTTACGGGGTTGGTTATCTATTTTAGCTTTGCAACGTTTATCCTTCGGGATGTGTTGTTCAATTAA
- a CDS encoding magnesium transporter → MFRILDFPTQERILKKLPASLIRELLNEMPPDDRTSFFSELKGDVVKRLIILLTPEERKEALSLLGYPEDSVGRLMTPDYITVKEHWTMPRVLDHIRRYGSASETIDVLYVIDSDGKLVDDVKIKDILLAEPDTKVEDLIDNRLISLHADDPQEEAVTIFRMNNRVALPVVDEQDIMLGIVTIDDILWVANEEYTEDMQRMGGTEALDEPYLDVSIWHLVKKRAGWLIVLFLGQLLTFNVLQAYEAKFTTILVLFDACNHVQRW, encoded by the coding sequence GTGTTCCGTATTTTAGACTTCCCCACCCAAGAAAGAATCCTAAAAAAATTACCTGCTTCATTGATTCGAGAGCTCTTGAATGAGATGCCTCCCGATGACCGTACTTCCTTCTTCTCCGAGCTGAAAGGTGATGTCGTAAAACGGCTCATTATTCTCTTGACACCGGAGGAAAGAAAAGAGGCATTATCATTACTTGGATATCCCGAAGATTCAGTCGGCCGACTGATGACTCCCGACTATATCACTGTCAAAGAACATTGGACCATGCCAAGAGTATTGGACCACATCCGAAGATATGGATCTGCTTCTGAGACGATCGACGTTTTGTATGTTATCGATTCGGATGGTAAGTTGGTTGATGACGTTAAGATCAAGGACATTCTATTGGCTGAGCCTGATACAAAAGTTGAGGACCTTATCGACAACCGCTTGATCTCATTGCATGCTGACGATCCGCAAGAGGAGGCGGTAACGATTTTCCGTATGAACAATCGCGTTGCTCTTCCGGTAGTTGACGAACAGGACATCATGTTGGGTATCGTAACGATTGATGATATCCTTTGGGTAGCGAATGAAGAATATACAGAAGATATGCAACGTATGGGTGGTACCGAGGCTTTGGATGAACCATACCTTGATGTTTCGATCTGGCACCTTGTGAAGAAAAGAGCGGGTTGGCTGATCGTGCTATTTTTAGGCCAGCTGTTGACTTTTAACGTTCTTCAGGCATACGAGGCTAAGTTCACTACTATTCTTGTCTTGTTTGATGCCTGTAATCATGTCCAGCGGTGGTAA
- a CDS encoding IS4 family transposase: MADVKIALKIISDLKNFISICLADPLLLNLFRNSKTHFTRDRKLNFERLVLLIAKMCKRTLSVELEGFFGELGKKISCSVSAFSQQRSKLSPLFFLVWNRVLCESFLRHASGDTRRWMGYRLIAVDGSNLALVNTPSLQAHFGGQSNQNSSFVQAKTFYHYDVLNDLVTHACIAPYRTSELTLASHWIEELPVDSIAIYDRYYSTFKMFALHSWQESERKFVIRAKDSLEFVKRFLKTGKVSQVIELAPTQASISGLRQSGFATDSSTRIRIRLVRVELQSTTEVIATNLWQEEGFENDMFGDLYFRRWGVETNISKLKNTMQMESFSGLTVESVEQDFYATVMMSNLHSILIRDAQVQLDRDTSTKKYPRKVNGNKSFGKLKENLIAIFFKNREREILRELTAYFLKDTLPIRKGRSFPRQLKTSNKKCKHRTYTNYKPA, encoded by the coding sequence ATGGCCGATGTAAAAATAGCACTTAAAATCATATCAGACCTAAAAAATTTTATTTCTATCTGTTTAGCAGATCCTTTGCTGCTCAATCTTTTCAGGAATTCCAAAACCCATTTCACCCGGGACCGCAAGCTCAATTTCGAGAGATTGGTCCTGCTGATCGCCAAGATGTGCAAGCGGACCCTCTCTGTCGAACTGGAAGGTTTCTTTGGTGAGCTGGGCAAGAAGATCAGTTGCTCGGTGAGTGCCTTTTCCCAGCAGAGGAGCAAGCTGAGCCCCCTTTTCTTCCTGGTCTGGAACCGGGTGCTCTGCGAGAGCTTCCTGCGCCATGCTTCGGGGGATACCCGGAGATGGATGGGCTACCGCCTGATCGCAGTTGACGGCTCCAACCTTGCCCTGGTGAACACACCTTCCCTGCAGGCCCACTTTGGCGGCCAGAGCAACCAGAACTCCAGCTTCGTGCAGGCAAAGACCTTCTATCACTACGATGTGCTGAACGACCTGGTGACCCATGCCTGCATAGCCCCATACCGGACCAGCGAGCTGACCCTGGCCTCCCATTGGATCGAGGAACTGCCCGTGGACTCCATTGCCATCTATGACAGGTACTATTCGACGTTCAAGATGTTCGCGCTCCATAGCTGGCAGGAGAGCGAGCGCAAGTTCGTGATCAGGGCGAAGGATTCGCTGGAGTTCGTCAAGAGGTTCCTGAAGACTGGAAAGGTTTCCCAGGTCATCGAGCTTGCCCCAACCCAGGCCTCCATCAGCGGCCTGCGCCAGAGCGGGTTCGCCACGGACAGCTCAACAAGGATCCGCATACGCTTGGTCAGGGTAGAACTGCAGTCGACCACGGAGGTGATCGCGACCAACCTATGGCAGGAAGAGGGGTTTGAAAACGATATGTTCGGGGACCTGTACTTCAGGCGCTGGGGAGTGGAGACGAACATCTCCAAACTGAAGAATACCATGCAGATGGAATCCTTCAGCGGGCTGACGGTGGAATCCGTCGAGCAGGATTTCTATGCAACGGTGATGATGTCAAACCTGCATTCGATACTGATCAGGGATGCCCAGGTCCAGCTCGACCGCGATACGTCCACGAAAAAGTACCCCCGAAAGGTCAACGGGAACAAATCCTTCGGAAAATTAAAGGAAAACCTGATAGCCATCTTTTTCAAAAACAGGGAAAGGGAAATCCTCAGGGAGCTCACGGCCTATTTCCTCAAGGACACATTGCCCATCCGAAAGGGAAGATCGTTCCCAAGGCAGCTTAAGACCTCGAATAAAAAGTGCAAGCACAGGACCTACACAAACTACAAACCGGCATGA
- a CDS encoding phosphoglycerate kinase, with the protein MKTIDDLNFKGKKALIRVDFNVPLDDDFNITDDNRIQGALPTIKKILKDGGSVILMSHLGRPKDGPTDKYSLKHIVDYLSKVLGVDVQFADDCIGEQAVEKAKNLEPGQVLLLENLRFHKEEEKGDRDFAKKLADLGDVYVNDAFGTAHRAHASTAIIAEFFPDNKYFGYLMAKEIENAEKVMNKPERPFTAIMGGAKVSDKLELIEALLDKVDNLIIGGGMAYTFVKARGGEIGKSLVELDKLDLANELVKKADEKGVNLVLPTDAQIADRFANDAEVYDGPNDEIPADKQGLDIGPESSQHFKDVIMASNTLLWNGPMGVFEMDTFAKGTKAVADAVVAATERGAFSLIGGGDSAAAVSKFGMTEHVSYVSTGGGALLEYMEGKTLPGVKAIID; encoded by the coding sequence ATGAAAACTATCGACGATTTAAATTTCAAAGGAAAGAAAGCTTTAATTAGAGTTGATTTCAACGTTCCATTGGACGACGATTTCAATATTACTGATGATAACCGTATCCAAGGAGCATTACCAACTATTAAAAAGATCTTAAAAGACGGTGGATCCGTTATCTTGATGTCACATTTAGGAAGACCAAAAGATGGACCTACTGATAAATATTCACTTAAACATATTGTAGATTACCTTTCTAAGGTATTAGGCGTAGACGTTCAGTTTGCTGATGACTGCATTGGTGAACAAGCTGTTGAAAAGGCTAAAAACCTGGAGCCTGGCCAAGTTTTATTATTAGAGAACTTGAGATTCCATAAGGAAGAGGAAAAAGGAGACCGTGATTTCGCTAAGAAATTAGCTGATCTAGGAGATGTTTATGTAAATGATGCATTCGGTACTGCACATAGAGCACACGCTTCTACTGCAATCATTGCTGAATTTTTCCCTGACAACAAGTACTTTGGCTATTTAATGGCGAAAGAAATTGAAAATGCTGAGAAGGTTATGAACAAGCCTGAGCGTCCATTTACAGCAATTATGGGTGGTGCAAAGGTTTCTGATAAGCTAGAATTGATCGAAGCATTATTGGATAAGGTTGATAACTTGATCATCGGCGGTGGTATGGCTTATACCTTTGTGAAAGCTCGCGGTGGCGAAATCGGAAAGTCATTGGTTGAACTTGATAAATTAGACCTAGCAAATGAATTAGTTAAGAAAGCTGATGAAAAAGGGGTGAACTTGGTATTACCTACGGATGCTCAGATTGCTGATCGTTTTGCTAATGATGCTGAAGTTTATGATGGTCCAAATGATGAGATCCCAGCTGACAAACAAGGCTTAGATATCGGTCCTGAATCGTCTCAACATTTCAAAGACGTTATTATGGCATCTAATACTTTGCTATGGAACGGTCCGATGGGTGTATTTGAGATGGATACTTTCGCAAAAGGTACTAAAGCGGTTGCAGATGCTGTAGTTGCAGCAACTGAGCGCGGTGCATTTTCATTGATCGGTGGTGGTGATTCTGCTGCAGCTGTTTCTAAATTCGGTATGACAGAGCATGTTAGTTATGTGAGTACTGGCGGTGGTGCTTTGTTAGAATACATGGAAGGAAAAACACTTCCAGGTGTGAAGGCGATAATAGACTAG